TTAAATTTTTCTCACGTGCAAAAGCAACCAACACGTCCAGCAACTGACGAGCAACACCTTGCCCTCGCAAGGCATCATCAACCCAAGTATGATTGGCAATCACCTGATGCTCACCACGCCAGACATAGCTGATTTCTGCAATTCGCTGAGCCTGTTCATTCACAGCAAAGAATTCACCCTGTTGACCATCATCTTGATGTTGGAACTGCATCGATCACCTATATTTTATCATTGAGTAAAGCACTATCATTTAAACGAATAATACATCATGAATAGATTCGTCTTTATCAAATACAGACTTAGCGAAAGGACAGAGGGGTAAAATTTTAACATTTTTTTCGCGTGCCAATTCGACTGCACGATCTACCAATTTACGACCTACATTTTGACCACGAAGCTCATCACTCACTTGGGTATGATCAATAATAAATTTGTCTGTTCCGGCCCAAGAATATGTCATTTCAGCCAAATGCTGACCCTCTTCACCAATATAAAATTCGCCTTTAGCACCATTATCTCTATGTTTAATTTCAAACATTTTTATATTCCTAAAATTTTTCTTAATGTAGAAAGTGCCACGTTTGCTTTTTTAACACTGTTAAATTTTATTATCAATTTTTAACAGCAGCGAACGATCATCTGCGCAGTCACTTTAACAGCGCCTCCTATAAATCAGATCAAGTCTTAACACAGCAAAATTTAAGCCCTAAAATACCTGCACACTTTTATAAGCAACCATTCATGACCCTATCTACAACTGAACCTCTACAAGATCCCACACGTCAGTGGATTAGTGTCATTAGTTTAGCCTTCGCGGCATTTATTTTTAATACCACTGAATTTATTCCTGTCGCACTGCTCAGTGACATTGGGGCAAGTTTTGGCATGCCTTCAACCGATGTCGGGATCATGATTACACTATACGCATGGGTGGTCGCACCGATTTCACTGCCGATTATGCTGCTGACTAAAAATATTGAAAGACGTTCTCTATTGTTGGTTCTATTCGCGGTATTTATTGTGAGTCATCTATTATCCTATATGGCATGGAATTTTAATGTGCTCATGGCAAGTCGGATTGGGATCGCGTTTTCACATGCGTTATTCTGGGCCATTACCGCATCTTTGGCCCTTCGGGTTGCACCTAAAGGTAAACAATTTCAAGCCTTGGGACTGTTAGCGACAGGAACAGCCCTTGCCATGGTGCTGGGTATTCCTTTAGGTCGAATGATTGGTGAGATTTATGGCTGGCGTAATACTTTTGGCTTAATTGGACTCTGTGCTGCGATGATTTGTCTGGTTTTAGCGTTGAGCCTGCCTAAACTTCCAAGTCTAAACTCAGGTTCACTCAGCAGTTTAAAAGTATTTATTAGACGTCCGAGTCTAATGATTGTATTTGCACTAACCATGATCATGATTACCGCGCAATTTACCGCGTATAGTTATATTGAGCCTTTCACCTTGAATATTGCACAGTTTAGCTCATCTCAAACCACAACCTTGTTATTGGTCTTTGGTGGTGCGGGACTCATTGGTTCATATCTGTTTGGCAAGTTAGGTGCGAAATTCCCTAAACTTTTTATTCCATTGAGTTGCATAACTTTGGCAATCGCTATGTTAATGCTACTGCCATTTTCAGGTTCTGTTTTTAACTTGACTACGTTGAGCCTATTATGGGGAATGAGCATTATTGTGTTGAGTCTGGCGCTTCAAGCCAAGACTTTAAATCTGGCTTCAGATGCAACTGATGTGGCCATGGCGATTTACTCTGGGCTTTATAATGTCGGTATTGGCGCGGGTGCGCTACTCGGTGGTTATGTCAGTATTAACTATGGTTTAA
This genomic window from Acinetobacter sp. TGL-Y2 contains:
- a CDS encoding GNAT family N-acetyltransferase, with amino-acid sequence MQFQHQDDGQQGEFFAVNEQAQRIAEISYVWRGEHQVIANHTWVDDALRGQGVARQLLDVLVAFAREKNLKIIPTCSYVEVMFRRDKTLADVFY
- a CDS encoding sugar transporter, which codes for MTLSTTEPLQDPTRQWISVISLAFAAFIFNTTEFIPVALLSDIGASFGMPSTDVGIMITLYAWVVAPISLPIMLLTKNIERRSLLLVLFAVFIVSHLLSYMAWNFNVLMASRIGIAFSHALFWAITASLALRVAPKGKQFQALGLLATGTALAMVLGIPLGRMIGEIYGWRNTFGLIGLCAAMICLVLALSLPKLPSLNSGSLSSLKVFIRRPSLMIVFALTMIMITAQFTAYSYIEPFTLNIAQFSSSQTTTLLLVFGGAGLIGSYLFGKLGAKFPKLFIPLSCITLAIAMLMLLPFSGSVFNLTTLSLLWGMSIIVLSLALQAKTLNLASDATDVAMAIYSGLYNVGIGAGALLGGYVSINYGLSYIGIFGGVLAVLGTFLALILIQRTDFIKTT
- a CDS encoding GNAT family N-acetyltransferase translates to MFEIKHRDNGAKGEFYIGEEGQHLAEMTYSWAGTDKFIIDHTQVSDELRGQNVGRKLVDRAVELAREKNVKILPLCPFAKSVFDKDESIHDVLFV